Proteins co-encoded in one Papaver somniferum cultivar HN1 chromosome 5, ASM357369v1, whole genome shotgun sequence genomic window:
- the LOC113279497 gene encoding uncharacterized protein LOC113279497 yields MSPFQALYGHLPPHMVFPSVVTTFVAAVETYLKEREAMIDILKESLHKAQERMKLFADKTRKDKTFAVGDLVYLKLQPYRQASVSLRKNFKLSAKFYGRFPILQKIRPVAYKLQLPDQARIHHVFHVSQLKQHISKKHTPLLPCLLLIMQVN; encoded by the coding sequence ATGTCTCCATTTCAAGCTTTATATGGCCATCTTCCTCCACATATGGTGTTTCCATCTGTTGTCACAACTTTCGTAGCTGCTGTGGAGACATACCTCAAAGAAAGAGAAGCAATGATTGATATTCTTAAGGAATCTCTACACAAAGCTCAAGAAAGGATGAAATTATTTGCAGATAAGACAAGGAAAGACAAAACCTTTGCAGTGGGTGACTTGGTGTATCTGAAACTCCAACCTTACAGGCAGGCTTCAGTTTCATTGAGAAAGAATTTCAAGTTGTCTGCAAAGTTCTATGGACGTTTTCCTATTTTACAAAAAATTAGACCAGTGGCCTACAAGTTACAGCTCCCAGATCAGGCTAGGATTCACCATGTCTTTCATGTGTCCCAACTGAAGCAACACATTAGTAAGAAGCACACCCCTCTCCTACCTTGCCTATTGTTGATCATGCAGGTGAATTAA